One genomic segment of Actinoplanes ianthinogenes includes these proteins:
- the dapB gene encoding 4-hydroxy-tetrahydrodipicolinate reductase has protein sequence MGLEVCKAVDAAPDLDLVALLDHDDTRASAVEAGARVLVDFTNPGVVMENLRWAIDQGINVVVGTSGFTTERLDQVRGWLADKPEVGVVIAPNFGIGAVLMMQFAARAARYFESVEIIEQHHPRKLDAPSGTAMHTARLIADARKAAKCPPMPDATEEEFAGARGTDIDGVRVHAVRASGLVAHQEVLFGTAGETLTIRHDSLDRSSFMPGVLLAVREVVKRPGLTLGLDELLD, from the coding sequence ATGGGCCTCGAGGTGTGCAAGGCGGTCGACGCCGCCCCCGATCTCGACCTGGTCGCGCTGCTCGACCACGACGACACCCGCGCCTCCGCGGTCGAGGCCGGCGCCCGCGTGCTGGTCGACTTCACCAACCCCGGCGTGGTGATGGAGAACCTGCGCTGGGCCATCGACCAGGGCATCAACGTGGTGGTCGGCACCTCCGGGTTCACCACCGAGCGCCTGGACCAGGTCCGCGGCTGGCTGGCGGACAAGCCCGAGGTCGGCGTCGTGATCGCGCCGAACTTCGGGATCGGCGCCGTCCTGATGATGCAGTTCGCCGCCCGCGCCGCCCGTTACTTCGAGTCGGTCGAGATCATCGAGCAGCACCACCCGCGCAAGCTGGACGCGCCCAGCGGCACCGCGATGCACACGGCCCGCCTGATCGCCGACGCCCGCAAGGCGGCGAAGTGCCCGCCGATGCCGGACGCCACCGAGGAGGAGTTCGCCGGCGCGCGCGGCACCGACATCGACGGCGTCCGGGTCCACGCGGTCCGCGCGTCCGGCCTCGTGGCCCACCAGGAGGTCCTGTTCGGCACGGCCGGCGAGACGCTGACCATCCGGCACGACTCGCTGGACCGCTCGTCGTTCATGCCGGGCGTGCTGCTCGCGGTCCGCGAGGTCGTGAAGCGCCCGGGCCTCACCCTCGGCCTCGACGAACTGCTCGACTGA
- a CDS encoding phosphatase PAP2 family protein, whose translation MLVWGVVFAVGVYFVGVPTSDPLIAFGWLWLATIAWRNHEPWRTHLLFLRDWLPIALLLVVYNVSRSWADDFFAPHVTPLIDADKAMFGRLTGGQVPTTWLQQHLYHPGETPWWLAIVTLVYVSHFLTVPTIAVILWVRARAPWARFMRRWFTLCVFGLVTYFLYPAAPPWWAYEHGALAEPVTRISTNGWDVLGLHGAGNTLNALQVEQSNPVAAMPSLHTAWAMMAVAFFLPMVRRRWWPLLLAYPLAMTFTLVYTGEHYVIDVLVGWLYVAAVFLVVGRAERWWAARLGSAGDD comes from the coding sequence ATGCTGGTCTGGGGGGTGGTCTTCGCCGTCGGGGTCTACTTCGTCGGCGTGCCGACCAGTGACCCGCTGATCGCGTTCGGCTGGCTGTGGCTGGCCACCATCGCCTGGCGCAACCACGAGCCGTGGCGGACCCACCTGCTCTTCCTGCGCGACTGGTTGCCGATCGCGCTGCTGCTGGTGGTCTACAACGTCTCGCGCAGCTGGGCCGACGACTTCTTCGCCCCGCACGTGACCCCGCTGATCGACGCCGACAAGGCGATGTTCGGCCGGCTGACCGGCGGCCAGGTGCCGACCACCTGGCTCCAGCAGCACCTCTACCACCCCGGTGAGACCCCGTGGTGGCTGGCGATCGTCACGCTGGTCTACGTCTCGCACTTCCTGACCGTGCCGACCATCGCGGTGATCCTGTGGGTGCGGGCCCGGGCGCCGTGGGCCCGGTTCATGCGCCGGTGGTTCACCCTCTGCGTGTTCGGCCTGGTCACCTACTTCCTCTACCCGGCCGCCCCGCCGTGGTGGGCCTACGAGCACGGTGCGCTGGCCGAGCCGGTGACCCGGATCTCCACCAACGGCTGGGACGTGCTCGGCCTGCACGGCGCCGGCAACACGCTGAACGCCCTCCAGGTCGAGCAGTCCAACCCGGTCGCCGCGATGCCCTCGCTGCACACCGCCTGGGCGATGATGGCGGTCGCGTTCTTCCTGCCGATGGTGCGCCGCCGGTGGTGGCCGCTGCTGCTGGCGTACCCGCTGGCGATGACGTTCACGCTCGTCTACACCGGCGAGCACTACGTGATCGACGTCCTGGTCGGCTGGCTCTACGTCGCGGCGGTGTTCCTCGTCGTGGGCCGAGCCGAGCGCTGGTGGGCGGCTAGGTTAGGTTCAGCGGGTGACGACTGA
- a CDS encoding M16 family metallopeptidase, whose amino-acid sequence MTARVVNGPAGRPARSLTQTLPDGVRRTTLPSGLRVITEAIPTTRSAALGVWVGIGSRDEAPAMSGASHFLEHLLFKGTHKRTALQISAEIEAVGGETNAFTTKEYTCYYARVLDSDLPLAVDVLVDAVADSILDPADVETERGVILEEIAMHEDEPGDEVHDVFAEAIYGNHPLGRLISGTPESVTPMTRTQINNFYRKRYKAPEIVIAAAGNLDHATVVRLVRKALAGTPLDTGAAGPAQPRAGDKRVRVQKPHTVVLHRDTEQAHIVLGGVGLSRYDDRRFALGVLNNILGGGMSSRLFQEIREKRGLAYSVYSYAAQYADSGLFGVYAGCAPGKAGEVLDLIRQELERVASSGITAEELVRGKGMVKGSYVLGLEDTGSRMSRLAKSELLHGHLMSVDELLGRVDAVTIADVEKVAGDLLAHRHSLAVVGPFDEGAFPPG is encoded by the coding sequence GTGACAGCTCGTGTGGTGAACGGGCCGGCCGGTCGGCCGGCCCGTTCCCTTACCCAGACCTTGCCGGACGGTGTGCGTCGCACCACGCTGCCGTCCGGTTTGCGCGTGATCACCGAGGCGATCCCGACCACCCGCAGCGCCGCCCTCGGCGTCTGGGTGGGGATCGGCTCCCGGGACGAGGCCCCGGCCATGTCCGGCGCCTCGCACTTCCTGGAGCACCTGCTCTTCAAGGGCACCCACAAGCGCACCGCCCTGCAGATCTCCGCGGAGATCGAGGCGGTGGGCGGCGAGACCAACGCCTTCACCACCAAGGAATACACCTGCTACTACGCGCGGGTGCTGGACAGCGACCTGCCGCTGGCGGTGGACGTGCTGGTGGACGCGGTGGCCGACTCGATCCTCGACCCGGCGGACGTGGAGACCGAGCGTGGCGTGATCCTCGAGGAGATCGCCATGCACGAGGACGAGCCGGGCGACGAGGTGCACGACGTCTTCGCCGAGGCGATCTACGGCAACCACCCGCTGGGCCGGTTGATCTCCGGCACCCCGGAGTCGGTCACCCCGATGACCCGGACCCAGATCAACAACTTCTACCGGAAGCGGTACAAGGCGCCGGAGATCGTGATCGCGGCGGCCGGCAACCTGGACCACGCGACCGTGGTCCGGCTGGTGCGCAAGGCGCTGGCCGGCACCCCGCTGGACACCGGCGCGGCCGGCCCGGCGCAGCCGCGGGCCGGGGACAAGCGGGTCCGGGTGCAGAAACCGCACACCGTGGTCCTGCACCGGGACACCGAGCAGGCGCACATCGTGCTCGGCGGCGTCGGCCTGAGCAGGTACGACGACCGCCGTTTCGCTCTGGGCGTGCTCAACAACATCCTCGGCGGCGGCATGTCCAGCCGCCTCTTCCAGGAGATCCGGGAGAAGCGGGGCCTGGCCTACTCGGTGTACTCGTACGCCGCCCAGTACGCCGACTCCGGCCTGTTCGGCGTCTACGCCGGCTGCGCCCCGGGCAAGGCCGGCGAGGTCCTCGACCTGATCCGCCAGGAACTCGAACGAGTGGCGTCGAGCGGCATCACCGCCGAGGAACTCGTCCGTGGCAAGGGAATGGTCAAGGGGTCGTACGTGCTGGGCCTGGAGGACACCGGCTCCCGGATGAGCCGGCTGGCCAAGTCCGAGCTGCTGCACGGCCACCTGATGAGCGTGGACGAGTTGCTCGGCCGGGTCGACGCGGTGACGATCGCCGATGTCGAGAAGGTGGCCGGCGACCTCCTTGCACATAGACACTCGCTGGCAGTCGTCGGGCCGTTCGACGAGGGCGCGTTTCCCCCTGGTTAA
- a CDS encoding polyribonucleotide nucleotidyltransferase: protein MTEQTALGTESRTAVIDNGSFGTREIVFSTGRLAKQAAGSVIVQLGDTTVLSATTASKAPKEHFDFFPLTVDVEERMYAAGRIPGSFFRREGRPSEDAILTCRLIDRPLRPSFTKGLRNEVQVVETVLALDPAHPYDVVAMNAASMSTKLSGLPFSGPVGSTRVAHIDGQWVAFPTIEELERATFDMVVAGRVTAEGDVAIMMVEAEATPQAVKLIAAGATAPTEEVVASGLEAAKPAIRELCRAQSELADVAAKPVAEFPVFLDYQDDVLSAVSEAVRGEVAEALKIAGKQEREEALDLVKAKAHELLDERFEGREKEISAAFRSITKSEVRQRVLREQIRIDGRGPRDIRPLTAQIGVLPRVHGSALFERGETQILGVTTLNMLRMEQALDTLSPEKTKRYMHNYNFPPYSTGETGRVGSPKRREIGHGALAERALVPVLPSREEFPYAIRQVSEALGSNGSTSMGSVCASTLALLAAGVPLKAPVAGIAMGLISDEVDGKTQYIALTDILGAEDAFGDMDFKVAGTSEFVTALQLDTKLDGIPSDVLAGALQQAHEARATILSVMNAAIEAPAAMSEHAPRVTTVKIPVDKIGMVIGPKGQTINAIQDETGADISIEDDGTIYVGATNGPAAEAAVERINAIANPTLPKMGDKFLGTVVKTAAFGAFISLLPGRDGLLHISKVGDGKRVEKVEDFLNVGDKVEVQIADIDARGKIYLDKVRPEGEEAPAAPAASEGKPREERAPRENREGGEPRRRRSRPSGDRGERRD from the coding sequence TTGACAGAGCAGACCGCTCTCGGCACCGAATCTCGCACCGCCGTCATCGACAACGGGTCGTTCGGCACCCGCGAGATCGTCTTCTCCACCGGCCGGCTGGCCAAGCAGGCCGCCGGTTCCGTGATCGTCCAGCTGGGCGACACGACTGTTCTCTCCGCGACCACGGCCAGCAAGGCGCCGAAGGAGCACTTCGACTTCTTCCCGCTGACCGTCGACGTCGAGGAGCGGATGTACGCCGCGGGTCGCATCCCCGGCTCGTTCTTCCGGCGCGAGGGCCGTCCCAGCGAGGACGCCATCCTCACCTGCCGCCTGATCGACCGGCCGCTGCGCCCGTCGTTCACCAAGGGCCTGCGCAACGAGGTCCAGGTCGTCGAGACCGTGCTGGCGCTCGACCCGGCCCACCCGTACGACGTGGTCGCGATGAACGCCGCGTCGATGTCCACCAAGCTCTCCGGCCTGCCGTTCAGCGGCCCGGTCGGCTCGACCCGGGTCGCGCACATCGACGGCCAGTGGGTCGCCTTCCCGACCATCGAGGAGCTCGAGCGGGCCACCTTCGACATGGTCGTGGCCGGTCGCGTCACCGCCGAGGGCGACGTCGCGATCATGATGGTCGAGGCCGAGGCCACCCCGCAGGCGGTCAAGCTGATCGCCGCCGGTGCCACCGCGCCGACCGAGGAGGTCGTGGCCAGCGGTCTGGAGGCCGCGAAGCCGGCGATCCGCGAGCTGTGCCGCGCGCAGAGCGAGCTGGCCGACGTCGCCGCCAAGCCGGTCGCCGAGTTCCCGGTCTTCCTGGACTACCAGGACGACGTCCTCTCCGCGGTCAGCGAGGCCGTCCGGGGCGAGGTCGCCGAGGCGCTGAAGATCGCCGGCAAGCAGGAGCGCGAGGAAGCCCTCGACCTGGTCAAGGCGAAGGCACACGAGCTGCTCGACGAGCGGTTCGAGGGCCGGGAGAAGGAGATCAGCGCGGCGTTCCGCTCGATCACCAAGTCCGAGGTCCGGCAGCGGGTGCTGCGCGAGCAGATCCGCATCGACGGCCGCGGCCCGCGCGACATCCGCCCGCTGACCGCGCAGATCGGCGTGCTCCCGCGGGTGCACGGCTCGGCGCTGTTCGAGCGCGGCGAGACCCAGATCCTGGGCGTCACCACGCTGAACATGCTGCGCATGGAGCAGGCGCTGGACACTCTCTCCCCGGAGAAGACCAAGCGCTACATGCACAACTACAACTTCCCGCCGTACTCGACCGGTGAGACCGGCCGGGTCGGCTCGCCGAAGCGGCGCGAGATCGGCCACGGTGCGCTGGCCGAGCGGGCGCTGGTGCCGGTGCTGCCGTCGCGCGAGGAGTTCCCGTACGCGATCCGCCAGGTCTCCGAGGCCCTCGGCTCCAACGGCTCCACCTCGATGGGCTCGGTCTGCGCCTCGACGCTGGCCCTGCTCGCCGCCGGTGTGCCGCTGAAGGCCCCGGTCGCCGGTATCGCGATGGGCCTGATCTCGGACGAGGTCGACGGCAAGACGCAGTACATCGCGCTGACCGACATCCTGGGCGCCGAGGACGCGTTCGGCGACATGGACTTCAAGGTCGCCGGCACCAGCGAGTTCGTCACCGCCCTCCAGCTGGACACCAAGCTCGACGGCATCCCGTCGGACGTGCTGGCCGGCGCGCTCCAGCAGGCGCACGAGGCCCGGGCGACCATCCTCTCGGTGATGAACGCGGCGATCGAGGCCCCGGCCGCGATGAGCGAGCACGCTCCGCGGGTCACCACCGTGAAGATCCCGGTCGACAAGATCGGCATGGTGATCGGCCCCAAGGGTCAGACCATCAACGCGATCCAGGACGAGACCGGCGCCGACATCTCCATCGAGGACGACGGCACGATCTACGTCGGTGCGACCAACGGCCCGGCCGCCGAGGCCGCGGTCGAGCGGATCAACGCGATCGCCAACCCGACCCTGCCGAAGATGGGCGACAAGTTCCTCGGCACCGTGGTGAAGACGGCCGCCTTCGGCGCCTTCATCTCGCTGCTCCCCGGCCGCGACGGCCTGCTGCACATCTCCAAGGTGGGCGACGGCAAGCGGGTGGAGAAGGTCGAGGACTTCCTCAACGTCGGCGACAAGGTCGAGGTCCAGATCGCGGACATCGACGCGCGCGGCAAGATCTACCTGGACAAGGTCCGCCCGGAGGGCGAGGAGGCCCCGGCCGCGCCGGCCGCCTCCGAGGGCAAGCCGCGTGAGGAGCGCGCCCCCCGGGAGAACCGGGAGGGTGGCGAGCCCCGTCGCCGCCGGTCCCGTCCGTCCGGTGACCGTGGCGAGCGCCGCGACTAA
- the rpsO gene encoding 30S ribosomal protein S15, translating to MALDQDTKNKIMAEYATKEGDTGSPEVQVAMLTKRIADLTEHLKQHKHDHHSRRGLLLLVGQRRRLLNYVQKKDIARYRTLIERLGLRR from the coding sequence ATGGCGCTCGACCAAGACACCAAGAACAAGATCATGGCGGAGTACGCGACGAAGGAGGGCGACACCGGTTCGCCCGAGGTTCAGGTCGCGATGCTCACCAAGCGGATCGCCGACCTGACCGAGCACCTGAAGCAGCACAAGCACGACCACCACAGCCGTCGTGGTCTGCTGCTGCTCGTCGGCCAGCGCCGCCGCCTGCTGAACTACGTTCAGAAGAAGGACATCGCCCGCTACCGGACGCTCATCGAGCGTCTCGGCCTGCGCCGATAG